One segment of Pseudomonas sp. FP2196 DNA contains the following:
- the glgA gene encoding glycogen synthase GlgA has product MISAALDIQGERAQQSVGEASTVSVPGSRSISVPGTKTLTPVASQNPNKKKVLFVTSEIADLVKTGGLGDVSAALPRAMAHLHDVRVLIPGYPQVMHSENPIHIIGELGGHAALPPCKIGRMDMPDGLVIYVLICPELYEREGSPYGANNGRDWPDNHIRFARLGLAAADIAANLAQIHWCPDLVHAHDWPAGLAPAYMHWRGQRTPTLFTIHNLAYQGVTSLGSCPELGIPNHALQQEGMEFYGKMSFLKAGMAYSSHITTVSATYAQEITTPDFGCGLDGFLAAKTQQGLLSGIPNGIDESWDAATDPHLFAPFAIGDWEGKAVNAAHVRDLFGLNDSEGPLFAVVSRLVYQKGLDLTEAVSEYIVQNGGQIAIIGRGEPEEEQAMRELALRFPGQVGVRIGFNETDARRMFAGSDFLLMPSRYEPCGLSQMYAQRFGSLPVARNTGGLADTIENGVTGFLFDESTADSYREALSRAFKVFAFPELLNAMRCRAMAAPFNWCKAVEPYAELYEQLVAKALGKAHHK; this is encoded by the coding sequence ATGATCAGTGCGGCATTGGATATTCAGGGAGAGCGTGCTCAGCAGTCAGTAGGCGAAGCGAGTACCGTCAGCGTTCCCGGCAGCCGATCGATCAGCGTCCCCGGCACCAAGACGCTGACTCCGGTAGCGAGTCAGAATCCCAACAAGAAAAAAGTATTGTTCGTGACTTCGGAAATCGCAGATCTGGTGAAGACCGGCGGTCTGGGTGACGTTTCCGCCGCCCTGCCTCGCGCCATGGCCCATCTGCACGACGTGCGGGTGTTGATCCCCGGTTATCCGCAGGTGATGCACAGCGAAAACCCGATCCATATCATCGGCGAACTCGGCGGCCACGCCGCGCTGCCACCGTGCAAGATCGGACGCATGGACATGCCGGACGGGCTGGTGATCTACGTGCTGATCTGCCCTGAGCTCTACGAGCGCGAAGGTTCGCCCTACGGTGCCAACAACGGTCGCGACTGGCCGGACAACCACATTCGCTTTGCTCGCCTGGGTCTGGCTGCTGCCGATATCGCCGCCAATCTGGCCCAAATCCACTGGTGCCCGGATCTGGTGCACGCCCATGACTGGCCGGCCGGCCTGGCCCCTGCCTATATGCACTGGCGTGGGCAGCGCACGCCAACACTGTTCACGATTCACAACCTGGCCTATCAAGGCGTCACCAGCCTCGGCTCCTGCCCCGAGCTCGGCATTCCCAATCATGCCCTGCAACAGGAAGGCATGGAGTTCTACGGCAAGATGTCGTTCCTCAAGGCCGGCATGGCGTACTCCAGCCACATCACCACGGTCAGCGCCACCTACGCGCAGGAAATCACTACCCCGGATTTCGGTTGCGGCCTCGACGGCTTTCTCGCCGCCAAGACTCAGCAGGGTTTGCTCAGCGGTATCCCCAACGGGATTGATGAGAGCTGGGACGCGGCCACTGACCCACATCTATTCGCGCCCTTCGCCATTGGCGATTGGGAAGGCAAAGCAGTCAACGCCGCTCACGTTCGCGACCTTTTCGGTCTGAACGACTCCGAAGGCCCGTTGTTCGCAGTGGTCTCGCGTCTGGTCTATCAGAAAGGCCTGGACCTGACCGAGGCAGTCTCCGAGTACATCGTACAGAACGGCGGCCAGATCGCGATTATCGGTCGTGGCGAGCCGGAAGAAGAGCAAGCCATGCGCGAATTGGCGCTGCGCTTTCCCGGCCAGGTCGGCGTACGTATCGGCTTCAACGAAACCGACGCCCGCCGGATGTTTGCCGGCAGCGATTTCCTGCTGATGCCTTCGCGTTACGAGCCTTGCGGCTTGAGCCAGATGTACGCCCAGCGCTTCGGTTCGTTGCCGGTAGCACGCAACACCGGCGGGCTGGCCGACACCATCGAAAACGGCGTCACCGGGTTCCTGTTCGACGAGTCTACCGCCGACAGCTACCGCGAAGCTCTGAGCCGCGCATTCAAGGTCTTTGCCTTTCCAGAACTGCTCAACGCCATGCGTTGCCGGGCCATGGCCGCGCCGTTCAATTGGTGCAAAGCGGTCGAACCCTACGCTGAACTCTATGAACAACTGGTCGCCAAGGCGCTGGGTAAAGCACACCACAAATAA